One window of Leifsonia sp. AK011 genomic DNA carries:
- a CDS encoding response regulator transcription factor, which translates to MREKLALGGRWMLRHPAHWIAPIIAALVLLNWIVSEAGRGPWPDLLWFMIPAAVMLGIAPWAPFAALAIMVLLPAAQAVGLIIGPGSITWPVYLVVPIVALILGGVAEGRARRFALVGGFLWAGLAAYLMAAPGPQGSWAQWNALYGRLNPHEQDFVIIALVAFGLYFLLWAIGVLYRLALQGRFARIAAVLSEGRADEASTRPVHTTLTGLSPRELEIYALVARGFSNAEIASREHISETTVKTHVSSILRKLELRSRTQLAAHAHAKGLVAP; encoded by the coding sequence ATGAGAGAGAAACTCGCTTTAGGCGGTCGATGGATGCTCCGGCACCCCGCCCACTGGATCGCCCCGATCATCGCCGCCCTCGTTCTGCTCAACTGGATCGTGTCGGAGGCCGGGCGCGGACCCTGGCCGGACCTCCTGTGGTTCATGATTCCTGCCGCCGTGATGCTCGGGATCGCACCCTGGGCGCCCTTCGCGGCTCTCGCGATCATGGTGCTCCTTCCTGCTGCGCAGGCGGTCGGACTCATCATCGGGCCCGGGTCGATCACGTGGCCTGTCTACCTCGTCGTGCCCATCGTGGCTCTGATCCTCGGCGGCGTCGCGGAGGGGCGTGCGAGACGATTCGCACTCGTCGGTGGCTTCCTGTGGGCCGGACTCGCGGCGTACTTGATGGCGGCCCCCGGCCCACAGGGCAGCTGGGCGCAGTGGAACGCGCTCTACGGCCGGCTCAACCCCCACGAGCAGGACTTCGTCATCATCGCCCTCGTCGCCTTCGGGCTGTACTTCCTCCTCTGGGCTATCGGCGTGCTCTACAGGTTGGCGCTGCAGGGCAGGTTCGCCCGTATCGCGGCGGTGCTCTCCGAGGGGCGTGCGGATGAAGCATCCACCCGCCCCGTCCACACCACGCTCACGGGGCTGAGCCCCCGGGAGCTCGAGATCTACGCCCTCGTTGCCCGCGGCTTCAGCAACGCGGAGATCGCCTCGCGCGAGCACATCTCGGAGACCACTGTGAAGACCCACGTGAGTTCGATCCTGCGCAAGCTCGAACTCCGCAGCCGGACCCAGCTTGCGGCGCACGCGCACGCCAAGGGCCTTGTCGCTCCCTGA
- the purM gene encoding phosphoribosylformylglycinamidine cyclo-ligase, with protein sequence MTANTSSYARAGVDTEAGDLAVELMKAAVSRTHGPEVFGGVGGFAGMVDVSFLKSYDRPLLATSTDGVGTKVAIAQAIDKHDTIGQDLVGMVVDDIIVVGAKPYFMTDYIACGKVVPERIAEIVRGIAEACEATGTALVGGETAEHPGLLGPDDYDVAGAAVGAVDAADLLGPERVREGDVVVALASSGLHSNGFSLVRHILRERGLAFTDRSDELGGLVGEVLLEPTRLYTSPLLALLAAQPGAVHSLSHVTGGGIAANLARVLPKGSWVELERSTWSPPAVFRTLSDFAGSTLESSEGTWNLGIGMFAVVSADAAAATIAELEADGIPSWVAGTVSLGARPDADWSQGAKGVDGGAVRLTGRYAD encoded by the coding sequence GTGACGGCCAATACCTCAAGCTATGCCCGCGCAGGAGTCGACACCGAGGCCGGTGACCTCGCCGTCGAACTCATGAAGGCTGCGGTGAGCCGCACCCACGGCCCGGAGGTCTTCGGTGGTGTCGGCGGTTTCGCGGGCATGGTGGATGTCTCGTTCCTCAAGTCCTACGACCGCCCCCTGCTCGCCACCTCGACAGACGGCGTCGGTACCAAGGTCGCGATCGCACAGGCGATCGACAAGCACGACACCATCGGCCAGGACCTCGTCGGCATGGTCGTCGACGACATCATCGTGGTCGGCGCGAAGCCCTACTTCATGACGGACTACATCGCCTGCGGCAAGGTCGTACCGGAGCGCATTGCCGAGATCGTCCGTGGCATCGCGGAGGCGTGCGAGGCGACCGGCACCGCACTCGTCGGCGGCGAGACGGCCGAGCATCCCGGGCTCCTGGGGCCGGACGACTACGACGTCGCCGGTGCCGCGGTGGGCGCCGTGGATGCAGCGGACCTGCTCGGCCCGGAACGTGTGCGCGAGGGCGACGTGGTGGTGGCGCTCGCGTCATCCGGACTCCACAGCAACGGCTTCTCGCTCGTGCGCCACATTCTGCGCGAGCGCGGTCTCGCGTTCACCGACCGGTCGGATGAGCTCGGCGGACTCGTGGGCGAGGTGCTGCTCGAGCCGACGCGCCTCTACACGTCCCCGTTGCTAGCCCTGCTCGCTGCGCAGCCGGGCGCCGTTCACTCGCTCAGCCACGTGACCGGCGGCGGAATCGCGGCCAACCTCGCCCGTGTACTACCGAAGGGGAGTTGGGTCGAACTCGAGCGCTCCACGTGGTCGCCCCCCGCGGTGTTCCGCACCCTGTCGGATTTCGCTGGGTCAACGCTCGAGAGCAGCGAGGGCACCTGGAACCTGGGCATCGGAATGTTCGCGGTGGTCTCGGCGGATGCTGCGGCAGCGACGATCGCGGAGCTGGAGGCCGATGGCATCCCCTCGTGGGTCGCCGGAACGGTCTCGCTGGGCGCGCGCCCGGACGCGGACTGGTCGCAGGGTGCGAAGGGCGTCGACGGCGGTGCCGTGCGACTCACCGGACGCTACGCAGACTGA
- the lspA gene encoding signal peptidase II, whose amino-acid sequence MSQPETEATDSAAAPKRSHRAFWIVIAIAVVVVALDQLSKWWAIENLSDGQVIPVIGDWLRFVLVYNPGAAFGLGTGYTWILALVAVAAVVAIAWYAWRVKSLAWAIVLGMILGGAITHAGDRLFREPGFARGHVVDFIGYGTFFVGNVADIMIVVGAALAVLLVIMRVDAGRHPAAVEADAEAEAPRETAE is encoded by the coding sequence ATGTCCCAGCCCGAAACCGAGGCCACCGATAGCGCAGCCGCGCCGAAGCGGTCGCATCGCGCCTTCTGGATCGTCATTGCGATCGCGGTCGTGGTGGTCGCGCTCGACCAGCTCTCCAAGTGGTGGGCCATCGAGAACCTGTCCGACGGTCAGGTCATCCCCGTCATCGGTGACTGGCTGCGCTTCGTGCTCGTCTACAACCCGGGTGCGGCCTTCGGTCTCGGCACCGGATACACCTGGATCCTCGCGCTCGTCGCAGTCGCGGCCGTCGTGGCGATCGCCTGGTACGCGTGGCGAGTGAAGTCGCTCGCCTGGGCGATCGTGCTGGGGATGATCCTCGGCGGAGCCATCACGCACGCCGGCGACCGGTTGTTCCGAGAGCCGGGCTTCGCGCGCGGACACGTCGTGGACTTCATCGGGTACGGCACCTTCTTCGTGGGCAACGTCGCCGACATCATGATCGTCGTGGGTGCGGCGCTCGCCGTACTGCTCGTCATCATGCGGGTCGATGCTGGGCGGCATCCCGCGGCCGTCGAGGCCGATGCGGAGGCCGAAGCACCTCGCGAGACTGCCGAGTAG
- a CDS encoding LPXTG cell wall anchor domain-containing protein yields MRRTLGVATALVGIAALTFAASPANAASLPAGDKAYILPCDSDEFNGLLYEVDTTTGVATQVGDWENPDTDVFACAGPAAYNPVNGLGYWISWANSEGYLISVDLTTGENTVVGQFTIEGEPYYTPIAIAIDAAGNAWATSWSVSPDVLYSLDLSTAALTEVGPTGVTDESDNYGLAWDSVTKTVYAYNVGTEDFYTVDTTTGAFTTFAEDVFGDVVPYAIAFDSAGQVWGINEDIISAPITDFASAEVLSVINPDPNGESPEDNIYSESILIVPAPAPAPAPAPEPVLAATGSDNGNLGMLVGFGALLVVAGAVIARRRTA; encoded by the coding sequence GTGCGCAGAACTCTTGGCGTGGCCACCGCACTCGTCGGCATCGCGGCACTCACGTTCGCGGCATCGCCCGCGAACGCAGCATCACTTCCGGCGGGCGACAAGGCCTACATCCTGCCGTGCGACAGCGATGAATTCAACGGCCTGCTCTACGAGGTGGACACCACCACCGGCGTGGCCACGCAGGTCGGCGACTGGGAGAACCCGGACACCGATGTGTTCGCGTGCGCTGGGCCCGCCGCCTACAACCCGGTCAACGGCCTCGGCTATTGGATCTCCTGGGCGAACAGTGAAGGGTACCTCATCTCGGTCGACCTCACTACGGGAGAGAACACTGTCGTCGGGCAGTTCACGATCGAGGGCGAGCCCTACTACACCCCGATCGCCATTGCGATCGATGCAGCGGGCAATGCTTGGGCAACGTCGTGGAGCGTCAGCCCCGACGTCCTCTACTCCCTCGACCTCTCCACCGCCGCACTCACCGAGGTCGGCCCGACCGGCGTAACGGACGAGTCGGACAACTACGGCCTGGCATGGGATTCCGTGACGAAGACGGTCTACGCGTACAACGTTGGCACCGAGGACTTCTACACGGTCGACACCACGACCGGAGCCTTCACCACGTTTGCCGAGGATGTTTTCGGCGACGTCGTGCCGTACGCGATCGCCTTCGACTCCGCCGGCCAGGTCTGGGGCATCAACGAGGACATCATCTCCGCCCCGATCACCGACTTCGCGTCGGCCGAGGTGCTCTCGGTCATCAACCCCGACCCGAACGGCGAGTCCCCCGAGGACAACATCTACTCCGAGTCGATCCTTATCGTCCCGGCACCCGCTCCGGCCCCCGCGCCTGCTCCGGAGCCCGTCCTCGCGGCAACCGGGTCGGACAACGGCAACCTGGGCATGCTCGTCGGCTTCGGCGCCCTGCTCGTGGTCGCCGGTGCTGTCATCGCGCGTCGTCGCACGGCCTAA
- a CDS encoding CrcB family protein, producing the protein MRDLLAVVIGGLLGTGARFAVDGVLLHQDDQFPLSTLIANALGAFALGFLVARVWPTAPSWLRAGLGVGLLGSFTTFSAVAVSLVSLTAAGWGMLALAYLVATIVLGLAAAWLGLRLGRVRGAVPGDEPVPIDEVDE; encoded by the coding sequence GTGCGGGACCTCCTGGCCGTCGTCATCGGTGGACTACTCGGCACCGGTGCGCGGTTCGCAGTGGATGGCGTGCTGCTCCACCAGGACGACCAGTTCCCGTTGTCGACCCTCATCGCCAACGCGCTCGGAGCGTTCGCCCTGGGCTTCCTCGTCGCCCGCGTCTGGCCCACGGCGCCCAGTTGGCTACGGGCCGGTCTCGGCGTTGGGCTGCTCGGGAGCTTCACCACGTTCTCCGCAGTGGCGGTCTCGTTGGTCTCCCTCACGGCCGCAGGCTGGGGGATGCTCGCCCTGGCGTACCTCGTAGCGACCATCGTCCTCGGCCTCGCCGCTGCGTGGCTCGGGTTGCGCCTCGGCCGCGTCCGAGGTGCGGTCCCTGGGGATGAGCCTGTCCCGATTGATGAGGTGGACGAGTGA
- a CDS encoding APC family permease: MIGEPLASDKLEGQLLPKHLALPIFASDPLSSVAYAPQELLMILLLGGLAFLSFAPWVAAAVVILLVVVVLSYRQLIKAYPSGGGDYEVASKNLGEKAGLVVASALLVDYILTVAVSVASGVDNIISAFPEWNPGRVEIAVGFVVILAAVNLRGVRESSKAFAVPTYLFVASIAFMVVVGLVRTALGDPPVAESADLVVQAESLGQAAFILLLLRAFASGCAALTGVEAISNGVPAFRRPKIKNAQKTLVAMGAIAITLFVGLVAISLIAGVHYLDCTELLEYEGCRAGDDPQRSLIAQMAAATFGNNTVFFFIIQAATAAVLLLAANTAFNGFPLLGSVLATDRYAPKSLATRGDRLIFSNGVIALAIAATVLLVAFQADVTTLIQLYIIGVFVSFTLGQIGMVKHWSGMLRNGCDDRGAVWRGLAINALGATMTASVLVIVTVTKFTHGAWIVFVVMPILFFLMLGVNRYYRDVDKEIEADPTTRFGANGDHAIVLVGRMQKPVLKALDYAIAARHDSIEAVHVSIDEEATKELEREWIEQNIRVPLTIVESPYRDISAPLAKYIKSRRAEHGAEVVTVYTPQYIVGHWWEHLLHNHKSRRIRQKLSLVHGVVIAVVPWLLDSSTLIYGRRSRPLPGQDRRGEPRRPVVRKPMPPASPAAKKPTATTTKKP; the protein is encoded by the coding sequence CTGATCGGGGAGCCTCTGGCCTCCGACAAACTCGAAGGTCAGCTTCTCCCCAAGCATTTGGCGCTCCCCATTTTCGCGAGCGACCCCCTCTCCTCTGTGGCGTACGCTCCACAGGAACTCCTCATGATCCTGCTGCTCGGCGGGCTCGCGTTCCTGTCGTTCGCGCCGTGGGTCGCTGCGGCTGTCGTGATTCTGCTTGTGGTGGTGGTGCTCAGCTACCGCCAGCTCATCAAGGCCTACCCGAGCGGCGGCGGCGACTACGAGGTCGCGTCGAAGAACCTCGGCGAGAAGGCCGGGCTGGTCGTGGCATCCGCCCTGCTGGTCGACTACATCCTCACAGTCGCCGTGTCGGTGGCCTCCGGCGTCGACAACATCATCTCGGCGTTCCCGGAGTGGAACCCGGGGCGTGTGGAGATCGCGGTCGGTTTTGTCGTGATCCTCGCTGCGGTGAACCTCCGCGGGGTGCGTGAGTCGAGCAAGGCGTTCGCCGTGCCGACCTATCTGTTTGTGGCATCCATCGCCTTCATGGTTGTTGTCGGTCTCGTGCGCACCGCCCTCGGTGACCCACCGGTTGCCGAGAGCGCCGACCTCGTGGTGCAGGCCGAGAGCCTCGGGCAGGCCGCGTTCATCCTTCTTCTCCTGCGCGCGTTCGCGAGTGGATGTGCCGCCCTCACCGGTGTCGAGGCCATCTCGAACGGCGTGCCGGCGTTCCGCCGCCCCAAGATCAAGAACGCGCAGAAGACCCTCGTCGCGATGGGTGCGATCGCGATCACGCTCTTCGTCGGCCTCGTCGCCATCTCTCTCATCGCGGGCGTGCACTACCTCGATTGCACCGAGTTGCTCGAGTACGAGGGATGCCGCGCAGGCGACGATCCCCAGCGAAGCCTCATCGCCCAGATGGCGGCCGCCACGTTCGGCAACAACACCGTCTTCTTCTTCATCATCCAGGCGGCCACGGCCGCAGTGCTGCTCCTCGCGGCGAACACGGCCTTCAACGGCTTCCCGCTGCTCGGCTCTGTGCTCGCGACCGACCGCTACGCTCCCAAGTCGCTTGCCACGCGCGGTGACCGCCTCATCTTCTCCAACGGCGTCATCGCCCTCGCGATCGCGGCCACCGTTCTGCTCGTCGCCTTCCAGGCCGACGTGACGACCCTCATCCAGCTCTACATCATCGGTGTGTTCGTCTCGTTCACCCTCGGGCAGATCGGGATGGTCAAGCACTGGTCCGGCATGCTCCGCAACGGATGCGACGACCGGGGCGCCGTGTGGCGGGGGCTCGCCATCAACGCCCTCGGCGCGACCATGACCGCCAGCGTTCTCGTGATCGTGACGGTCACCAAGTTCACGCACGGCGCGTGGATCGTGTTTGTGGTCATGCCCATCCTGTTCTTCCTCATGCTCGGCGTGAACCGGTACTACCGCGACGTGGACAAGGAGATCGAGGCCGACCCGACGACCCGCTTCGGCGCGAACGGCGACCACGCGATCGTGCTCGTCGGTCGGATGCAGAAGCCCGTTCTCAAGGCGCTCGACTACGCGATCGCTGCCAGGCACGACTCGATCGAGGCGGTGCACGTCTCCATCGACGAGGAGGCGACGAAGGAACTCGAGCGGGAGTGGATCGAGCAGAACATCAGGGTTCCACTCACCATCGTCGAGTCGCCCTATCGCGACATCAGCGCACCCCTCGCGAAGTACATCAAGTCCCGTCGTGCTGAGCACGGCGCCGAGGTGGTCACGGTCTACACGCCGCAGTACATCGTGGGGCACTGGTGGGAGCACCTGTTGCACAACCACAAGTCGCGTCGCATCCGCCAGAAGCTCTCGCTCGTGCACGGTGTGGTGATCGCTGTCGTGCCGTGGCTACTCGACTCGTCGACTCTCATCTACGGTCGCCGGTCGCGCCCGCTGCCCGGACAGGACCGCCGCGGTGAGCCGCGCCGCCCCGTCGTGCGCAAGCCCATGCCGCCCGCGTCGCCCGCTGCCAAGAAGCCCACCGCGACGACCACGAAGAAGCCGTAG
- a CDS encoding response regulator transcription factor → MPETSKISVVVVDDQPLFASGMAMLIDAQDDMSCIATASDGRSALATIAELTPDIVLMDLRMPGLNGIDATREILRHGNADDRPRVIVLTTLRRDDIVVQSLEAGASAFLTKDATTEQMLTSIRTVHSGDSIPDLATTLELVAEMGGETSAARQHETIDALSPREREVFLLVARGLSNAEIARAAYVSEATVKTHIAAILRKLDLRSRVQVVVFAHKHALVVV, encoded by the coding sequence ATGCCTGAGACCTCGAAGATCTCGGTCGTGGTGGTCGACGACCAGCCCCTGTTCGCGTCCGGAATGGCCATGCTCATCGACGCCCAGGACGACATGAGCTGCATCGCCACAGCGAGCGACGGACGAAGTGCACTCGCCACGATTGCCGAGCTGACCCCCGACATCGTCCTGATGGACCTGCGGATGCCCGGACTCAACGGCATCGATGCCACCCGAGAGATCCTCCGCCATGGCAACGCCGACGACAGGCCGCGCGTGATCGTGCTCACGACCCTGCGCCGCGACGACATCGTGGTGCAGTCGCTGGAGGCCGGCGCGAGCGCCTTCCTGACGAAGGATGCCACGACCGAACAGATGCTCACGAGCATCCGCACCGTCCACTCCGGGGACTCGATACCCGACCTCGCGACGACCCTCGAGCTCGTCGCGGAGATGGGTGGCGAGACATCCGCCGCCCGCCAGCACGAGACGATCGACGCCCTCAGCCCCCGCGAGCGCGAGGTGTTCCTGCTGGTGGCGCGCGGCCTGTCGAACGCGGAGATCGCGCGGGCGGCCTATGTCAGCGAGGCGACCGTCAAGACCCACATCGCCGCAATCCTGCGCAAGCTCGACCTGCGCAGCCGCGTGCAGGTTGTCGTCTTCGCCCACAAGCACGCCCTCGTCGTGGTGTGA
- a CDS encoding DUF3073 domain-containing protein, whose translation MGRGRQKAKHTKVARDLKYFSPNTNYTALERELAGSSHSSDEAQDWPEYVDPYADVVDNVEDIGEDEDETRTA comes from the coding sequence ATGGGGCGGGGCCGTCAAAAGGCGAAGCACACCAAGGTCGCTCGCGATCTGAAGTACTTCAGCCCGAACACGAACTACACGGCGCTTGAGCGCGAGCTCGCTGGTTCGAGCCACTCCAGTGACGAAGCACAGGATTGGCCGGAGTACGTTGACCCGTACGCCGATGTCGTCGACAACGTCGAGGACATCGGCGAGGACGAGGACGAGACGCGCACGGCGTGA
- a CDS encoding NAD(P)-binding domain-containing protein translates to MTTASTDTSVVVIGAGQAGLSVGYYLRRLGLDPGNDFVILDRGPGTGGAWQNRWEALRIGSAHRINDLPGMDELGISFDTADRHAPAKDVVADYYRRYEDHYGLQVVRPADVTSVENFGTDLKVNFTLDGDDPKDVTTVTVVNATGTWGAPFIPWYPGLKSFEGRHVHTNDYRSAQDFAGQSVVVVGGGTSAIGFLLELEGVAADLTWVSRRPIDFLEDGELNLEARSEAVRLQDEAARAGRALPSIVSGTGVPRTRRIQAGIERGVLTPRPIFDSIEPHGVRWADGAFKYADAIIWSTGFRPELRHLAPLKLREKEGGVVVAQGASWKDPRIFFAGYGPQASTIGANRAGRLIARQVIATLSKLQAAR, encoded by the coding sequence GTGACTACCGCCAGTACCGACACCTCCGTGGTGGTCATCGGAGCTGGCCAGGCCGGTCTTTCGGTGGGCTACTACCTCCGCCGCCTCGGACTCGACCCGGGCAACGACTTCGTCATCCTCGATCGCGGCCCCGGCACCGGCGGCGCCTGGCAGAACCGGTGGGAGGCGCTGCGCATCGGCTCGGCGCACAGGATCAACGACTTGCCCGGAATGGACGAGCTCGGCATCAGCTTCGACACGGCCGACCGGCACGCCCCGGCGAAGGATGTCGTGGCCGACTACTACCGCCGGTACGAGGATCACTACGGGCTGCAGGTCGTGCGACCGGCCGACGTCACCTCCGTCGAGAACTTCGGCACCGACCTGAAAGTCAACTTCACGCTCGACGGGGACGACCCCAAGGACGTCACGACGGTCACGGTCGTCAACGCGACGGGAACCTGGGGTGCACCCTTCATCCCGTGGTACCCGGGGCTCAAGTCCTTCGAGGGTCGCCACGTGCACACGAACGACTACCGCTCGGCGCAGGACTTCGCGGGGCAGAGTGTCGTGGTGGTCGGTGGGGGCACGTCGGCGATCGGGTTCCTGCTGGAGCTGGAGGGGGTGGCAGCCGACCTCACCTGGGTGAGCCGCCGCCCGATCGACTTCCTCGAGGATGGCGAGCTCAACCTCGAGGCCCGCAGCGAGGCGGTCCGCCTTCAGGATGAAGCGGCTCGCGCCGGGCGGGCACTCCCGAGCATCGTCAGCGGCACCGGGGTTCCCCGCACACGTCGCATCCAGGCCGGCATCGAGCGCGGAGTGCTCACCCCGCGCCCCATCTTCGACTCGATCGAGCCGCACGGTGTGCGCTGGGCGGATGGCGCGTTCAAGTACGCCGACGCGATCATCTGGTCCACCGGCTTCCGGCCGGAACTGCGCCACCTCGCACCGCTCAAGCTCCGTGAGAAGGAGGGCGGCGTCGTGGTCGCCCAGGGCGCATCCTGGAAGGACCCGCGCATCTTCTTCGCCGGCTACGGCCCGCAGGCATCCACCATCGGCGCGAACCGAGCTGGGCGCCTGATCGCCCGCCAGGTGATCGCGACTCTCAGCAAGCTACAGGCAGCGAGGTAA
- a CDS encoding LLM class F420-dependent oxidoreductase → MRFGFHFFDMTLPGGPAGLAPAIRSAGRNADQVGASWFTVMDHFFQMEQFRTAHDPMLEGYTTLGYLAGITENVKLGTVVTGVTYRHPGILSKTVTTLDVLSEGRAFLGIGAAWYEREHLALGVPYPPLGERFERLEETLQIALQMWSDDEGPYNGTHYQLAETISIPAPVQSPRPPIVIGGSGEKKTLRLVAQYADATNLIAADTETVVRKLDILREHCDDVGRDYETIERTAQARLMPDFDADDVLANAEAFAGAGIQHLHFGVLGPDPAASIARFGDEVAPRLREVQ, encoded by the coding sequence ATGCGCTTCGGATTCCACTTCTTCGACATGACCCTCCCCGGCGGCCCCGCCGGTCTCGCCCCCGCCATCCGCTCGGCTGGCCGCAACGCCGACCAGGTCGGCGCGAGCTGGTTCACCGTGATGGATCACTTCTTCCAGATGGAACAGTTCCGCACCGCCCACGACCCGATGCTCGAGGGGTACACGACGCTCGGCTATCTCGCGGGCATCACGGAGAACGTGAAGCTCGGCACGGTCGTGACCGGTGTGACCTACCGGCATCCGGGCATCCTGTCGAAGACCGTCACCACCCTCGACGTGCTGTCGGAGGGGCGCGCGTTCCTCGGCATCGGCGCCGCCTGGTACGAGCGGGAGCACCTTGCACTCGGCGTGCCGTACCCGCCACTGGGGGAGCGCTTCGAGCGCCTGGAGGAGACCCTGCAGATCGCGCTCCAGATGTGGAGCGACGACGAGGGTCCCTACAACGGCACGCACTACCAGCTCGCCGAGACCATCAGCATCCCTGCGCCCGTGCAGTCGCCCCGCCCGCCCATCGTGATCGGTGGCAGCGGCGAGAAGAAGACCCTGCGCCTTGTTGCCCAGTACGCGGATGCCACGAACCTCATCGCCGCGGACACCGAGACGGTCGTGCGCAAGCTCGACATCCTGCGCGAGCACTGCGATGACGTAGGACGCGACTACGAGACCATCGAACGCACCGCCCAGGCCCGGCTCATGCCCGACTTCGACGCGGACGACGTGCTCGCCAATGCCGAGGCGTTCGCTGGCGCGGGAATCCAGCACCTGCACTTCGGTGTGCTGGGCCCGGACCCGGCAGCGTCGATCGCCCGCTTCGGCGACGAGGTGGCACCGCGCCTGCGCGAGGTGCAGTGA
- the crcB gene encoding fluoride efflux transporter CrcB: MSAATIVAVLAAGALGAVLRYLVSRFFAPRPGDFPWAVLVVNVVGSAIGGAALGLAQAGLVSADARLILLTGLCGGLTTFSTFSVETIQLVMERKARSAVASVALNLTLGIGVAAVAYALTAQA, from the coding sequence GTGAGCGCCGCAACAATCGTCGCCGTGCTCGCCGCGGGCGCCCTCGGTGCGGTGCTGCGCTACCTCGTGTCGCGATTCTTCGCCCCACGACCCGGCGACTTCCCGTGGGCGGTCCTCGTCGTCAACGTCGTCGGCTCCGCCATCGGCGGCGCGGCACTGGGTCTCGCGCAGGCCGGGCTCGTGTCTGCGGATGCCCGTCTCATCCTGCTCACCGGTCTGTGCGGTGGCCTCACCACGTTCTCGACGTTCAGCGTGGAGACGATCCAGCTCGTCATGGAGCGCAAGGCGCGGTCAGCCGTCGCGTCGGTGGCGCTCAACTTAACACTCGGCATCGGGGTGGCCGCCGTGGCGTATGCGCTCACCGCCCAGGCGTAG
- a CDS encoding sensor histidine kinase produces MQRTYKTLEWIAGGLRTWMPPAGGAIFLALWIIAEAGRYAILEKTVVFAILAVAIAVAGWKPLISLSLLLAVPLLQLLGILYPPMENSWPMYEAVALVAFIIGFTGVGLVRRVVLPVGAATSALFALLMVMPSPNRVGWASWVGRGDTLHDFWVDLVTLSVGWFLLFVLLWTAGVAGRTILRERRTVTVLRDAEVRLVETDFELRLAEDRARISRDVHDALAHSLAVIVSQAEGAVALQGRKPEVVGDALGSIASVGRSALTDVRSLVERIHDQDLTSIAPRIDDVPEVIHRMRQVGMDATLQVLGTPEPLSDPRELAVFRIVQESLTNALKHAGSTASARVTLDWQGPGLAILVVSRPSGEPPAPAAGRGIGIAGMKERARLAGGWLTAEAEGRDFLVTAFIPASTRSPAEPETEDLIDA; encoded by the coding sequence ATGCAGAGGACGTACAAGACACTCGAGTGGATCGCAGGGGGACTCCGCACGTGGATGCCCCCGGCGGGCGGGGCGATCTTTCTCGCGCTCTGGATCATCGCTGAGGCCGGCCGCTACGCGATCCTCGAGAAGACCGTCGTCTTCGCGATCCTCGCGGTTGCGATCGCTGTTGCCGGCTGGAAGCCGCTGATCTCCCTCTCACTCCTGCTCGCCGTTCCACTACTCCAGCTGCTCGGCATCCTCTACCCACCGATGGAGAACTCCTGGCCGATGTACGAGGCTGTTGCGCTCGTGGCGTTCATCATCGGTTTCACGGGGGTCGGACTCGTTCGTCGGGTTGTGCTGCCGGTGGGGGCCGCGACATCCGCACTCTTCGCCCTGCTCATGGTGATGCCCTCGCCGAACAGAGTCGGTTGGGCGAGCTGGGTCGGCCGGGGCGACACACTCCACGATTTCTGGGTCGACCTCGTGACGTTGAGCGTCGGCTGGTTCCTCCTGTTCGTCTTGTTGTGGACAGCTGGCGTTGCGGGCAGGACGATCCTCCGCGAGAGGCGGACCGTGACGGTCTTGAGGGATGCTGAGGTCCGACTGGTTGAGACGGACTTCGAGCTGCGCCTCGCGGAGGATCGAGCACGCATCTCGCGGGATGTTCACGATGCGCTCGCCCACTCGCTTGCCGTGATCGTCTCGCAAGCGGAGGGCGCCGTTGCTTTGCAGGGGCGCAAACCGGAGGTCGTCGGTGATGCGCTCGGCAGCATCGCGTCCGTCGGTCGCAGTGCGTTGACCGACGTGCGGAGCCTTGTCGAACGAATCCACGACCAGGACCTCACGAGCATCGCACCGCGCATCGACGATGTGCCTGAGGTGATCCACCGCATGCGCCAGGTGGGGATGGATGCCACGCTGCAGGTTCTCGGGACTCCAGAGCCGCTCTCCGATCCGCGCGAACTCGCGGTCTTCCGGATCGTGCAGGAGAGCCTCACCAACGCCCTCAAGCATGCTGGTTCGACGGCCTCTGCAAGGGTCACCCTCGACTGGCAAGGGCCGGGGCTCGCGATTCTGGTGGTGTCACGGCCTTCTGGAGAGCCTCCAGCCCCGGCCGCCGGTCGTGGAATCGGCATCGCGGGCATGAAGGAGCGCGCGAGGCTTGCCGGGGGATGGCTCACGGCCGAGGCAGAGGGCAGGGACTTCCTGGTGACCGCGTTCATTCCCGCGAGCACCCGGTCTCCGGCCGAGCCTGAGACGGAGGATCTGATCGATGCCTGA